TAATATATATTTAATCCCAATGATTAGATTAAGTTAATAGAAGGAAGACACGAAATTCAAATTTTTGCCATTTTACAAAATTTGCAGTGAACACTTAATTCTCAGTTGAAACATTGCACTGCTGAGCTTTAGACTGAGAGAAATTTAACAGCTAGCTGAACCTGTATCTTCAACTTTCAGCAAGTTACCATTTGTCTTTGAGGAGAAAGTGGTACTGGTGGGACCTGGAAAGTCCCAGCTTAGCTGAAGGTTAGAGTTCAAacaacaaacttttttttctttttttcttttcctttttctccactctcttccataATGGAAGGGAAGGAAGCTTATTTAAACTGTAGggagaatttctttaaaaacaaaaccttcaaAATATTATAACATGGCTTACTTGGTAAAATGTTTCATTGCAACTTTGACTTACGTTTACAGACTTACAAAGCCTTCCTCCCAGCAATGATGGCTTCTAACCGTGGACACTTGGTTAGTATCGCAAGTTCAGCAGGACTAGTTGGAACCAATCATCTTGCAGGTAGTGTATTAAAGCTGATGTTCACTTAAGACAGTTTGATTTGAACTCTGCAATCAATACTCATAAAAATCCTAATTTTGAGTTTCTGGGTCTTTGCATATGGGTAAAGCAAAGGGTCATACTTTCATACCAGCTGACTTTAAATAGACCATTTCTTTCAAAGGAGGTTTCTAGATGCTCAGCAGTGCTGTGAAACAGGTTCTTCTGCTGAGGCAGTTAGAGGATCTAGAAGCCATCTAGAACTTTGGAAACTGGGAACTTCAATGTTGTTGAAGTTAACCTGCAGGTATTTGGTGTGGaagaggcaattttttttttttcccccaggtatATTAAGCAGAGTCCTGTACAAGTTTCCCTAACTCAAAGAACTACTAAAATCCAGATATGGTGCAGAGGCAGAGGTGTGATATCTCATTTTGCATTCTATCTCTCAGCCATTCATTCAAGAGGACCCATACagtgatggaaagaaaatgttgatATTAGGGCAAACTCCGAAGGCATTTCTGGAAAACATATGCAAAGGgggaggaaaatgaaataatgtgACATAGCAGTAAAAGAAATCTAGTTTCAAAGCAGTGATAACAAAGACAAATTGAGTTTCAAGTTGAAACCACATTAGAGAGTATTGAAAGCTTGAGTTTGCATGAGAAGCTAGTACATGGATTCAAAGATAAGGTCTGGTatgaaaagataatttcattTGCTATTGTTCAGTAGAGAGTGGAAAGGTGATGGCAGGGATTCAATGAAAAACCCTCTGTCTGCCAGGTTAGAACAACAGTTAACTTAGGAAAGGGAAAGTAAAGGAGTGAATAACATAAAAGGCAAATTTGATTAGTAACCTAATCCTGAAAACGGTTCCTACTCTATTGTAAAGTATTTTATTATTGGACAGCAATTTCCTGCAGGTACTGTGTATATATATCATTTCTATACTACAGTGCTGTTgtacactgtaaaaaaaaaaaaaaaaggcaaaacaaacaaaaaacccaaaccacaaaaaacaaaagcaaaaccgaACCAAACCTGTGACTAGTTAGTTTACTTTCTCCGTCAAAAACTGTTACTGCTCATCTGTACAGTGGTAGGACTCACTGAACCTGTTTAGTAAAGTTTAATtagtaaattaaaatgtttaactgcaattaatgttttattttacagattacTCTGCAAGTAAATTTGCAGCAGTTGGTTTTGCAGAGTCAATTGATTTAGAGATGAGAAATATGGGAAAGACTGGTGTTAAAACCACAACTGTGTGTCCTTACATTATGAACACAGGAATGTTTGATGGCTGTAGCACCAAGTGAGTAAACTCTTGAGGTATTTATGCAACCTGCATGTTTAGCATCTTACATACTCTTATTTCCTTTATGAAAATGAACTAgacttttctgtgttatttttagggCCTCAGACGGGTGTTAACAGTGCTACCCAGTGACTGAGCAACCCAAATAGCAAAGTCCTCGGTACTTTACTATGCATTTAAGCTGAAATGTGAAACATAATTGGTCCTTTCCTCTGGCTCCAGTTATTCTCTCTGGTTTCTAAACCCTCATTGCCTCCTGAAATCAGTGGCATAGCTTTGCCCAGTATGCTTGTATAATGACGAAATTTAGGAGCTGAATAAAAGCCTAGTGTGTCTTAATATGAGGACTATGTGGATTTGTCTTATGAGACATCACACAAAGGGAAAATAACAATGGTCACTCTCTAACATAATGAAGGTTCTGTTGTTCATAGAATTTgtggtatttatttctttttagttgaATAACTGCAAAATGGAGACTTATTTTGAGTAAAATGTTAATCCAAAGCAATTTCTATTATAGTAAGAATTCTTCTCTTCCAGGTGGCCAACTCTGCTTCCTGATCTGGAGACAGAGTATGTGGCCGAGAGGATAATCACTGCTATTCGGCAAGACCAAGAGATGTTGATACTACCACGccttacttattttttattagCTCTGAAAAGGTAAGTTACGccttcccttcttttcccctctctctttctgtccagGGCTATGTTAGCTGGATGTTTGACTAAAAGTGCGAACTAGGCTTCTACTTGTTGGTGTGAATTTTCATTGTTATGCATGTTTCTGgagttttcttgttttgtttccaggGGTTCAGTCTATCCTTGGACCACAGAACAATGACAGAAATGTCTTAACTGTGACTTGTTGACTCCATCAGGGTGTAGTTTTACTGTGGGCTATAGAGACTGGGCCTGCTCCTCAGTAACTGCATATCTGGTGTCTTGCCCCAGCATTAGGGTGCTTCTGACTCTGTTGCAAGCCAGGTTGGGAAACTGATCTGCCTAATAACTCAGACTGCCAAGTGAGTGTAATGGGTATTTTGAGAGGACCAGTGGTACTGTATTCTAGAGAGTATACTGTCTTTGCCAGTATTAGCCAGGTAAAACTAATTCTGTGATAAAACTATACAACTCTTCTGatgtctgttttggtttttttctcttcttcaactCCCCTACCTTGCAGTGTGATACCAGTGAAAGCAGCTGTTGCCCTTGCAGACTATTTTGGAGTCTTTCGTGTCATGGCTGGCTTCAAAGGTCGAGCAAAGAAGGCCTGAAAAAGTGCAAAATCCAGAGACCAGCAACTCTAAAGTTGATCTTATTAAAGGTGGTGGTGGGAAAGGTCTGCTTCTCTAGCAGCTGTGAACTTAAGGTGCCTCACTTCTCATTAGTAACAATTTTTAAGGAAATTGCTTTTTAATTGGCTCTTAATCAACAGCTTTCactcaaactgtatttttaatccaGTGAACTTTTTTTCACATCCTTATGGAAATACATTAATTGAAATTAATTCCTTTGGTTATGTCTGTTATAATGCCTTAAATATGACCATGCATCGCAAACTAATAATTGGCAACTTTTGGGGGAGAAGGGACCAAGAAACCACATGTATTTGGCAGGGAGCAAAGGAAGGCCTCTAGTAGACCTGACTTCTTGCTGCCATTCGCTGAACCATGAGGAGGGGTGTACTGCTGGTGCCATTACCATTGCCTGGTAAGCTGAGGAATTCAAGAGTTTCCTGAAGCAATGGATTCGGATTTATACAAATGGAagttttgtgaaatgaaaatatgtgCTGTGTCGGTGTAAaaccagtgaaatattttaatttctggagGTGCTAATCTCAGGATTTACAGATGACTATGGAtgttggggtggggaggaggaaggatgtAAATTATACGTTTGTGCTGCTAATCTACTTTTTtgtctaatttattttaaaagctaataCTATGACTGCAACTTTGTGGTAGAAGTCTTTGTATCTAAGtgcaatattttaagaaaaattctaAATTTTTGTCTCCTAAGCAGAATAAACTTCTAGTTATAAAGCATAAGACTGCCAGTCTAGGTGGGCTATCAAATATCTTGCCAAGTAAGACAATCAGCTACTAAAAGTAAAGGTATTACATGGTATAATCAGGGTTTCTTTTGGGATTATTTCAGAATGGAGTGATGCTGATAAAACTGAAGTGAATGGGATCATGACAGCCATAGCTTGACTAACAGCATTATGTTTTGCTTCTTTGAATTGGATGGCAGGTTGCCTTGTCTAcagagatttgttttattttccctttactCTTAGGACTATCCATTTATTTTGGACATGTGCTGAGGAGACCTTGCCCTTTTTGACAATGACCACTTAGAAAACTGAAAGCCCCCCTGACTCTTcgtaaatccaaaacaaaaaaaaaaaggaagattataCCTTGAATGGATGTCATTTATGCACATGCTAGCTAAGCCCACTTATGTCACAGTACTCTACTGGAAATTGGTAACACTTGCAAACTAAGACTAAAATGCATTACAATGCAATTAATTGAAGGACAGTATGGAGaaaagggtgattttttttttttaatgtttttttccatgatGGCCTAGAAGCTACCTTCATTTCCCTTGTCTATATAGTTAATGAGATTTACCAGCGGAAAAAGGTTTACTTTACTACTTATGAAGGAGAAACACTGAGTAAAACAAGCGTGTTAAAAATAGCCTTACTTTTAGGATGGATGGATGAGAGTTAGAATTCAGACTGATGAAGAAAAGGTTTGTCTTACTGTCCTTTCAGATCTGCAGCTTTTCTACCTCAAATTCTGCTCATTTTACAGTAGATTTCAAGAAATGAAAGTTACTAATTAAAAAGCAGATATTGCCTAATATGCTGTCCATATGTACATTGCACTGTTCACAAAGTCAACCACTAGTAACTGTGGTGTGTCTGTCTTGCAGACTCTTCATCTTTTTATACTGACAGAGCACATTTTTCCTCCTAACTGAAATACTAGGTGTGCAGGATTCTAGAGGAAAGAAGTGGATTATGCATACGAACAGTATGTATCAAACTCCAGTTCTTGTGAGAGCAAGTAGATTTTCATTCTTAGTGTCTCTGAGAACGTGTTCTGCTGAGAGAAATGGAAAGCAATGGGTCTGGCTGTGGGATTTGTGGATTCTTAGGTTTATCACACCACTAGGAGGATTTTACCTGATAATCTATGCCACATAAGTACATCTCTCTAGGGCTTTTACTACTTCACAGACTCATTGAGCTTGGAAAGGACCTCTACTCAGAGCAAGGTCAATTAGAGCAGGTTTCTCAGTACtgtgtccagtcaagttttgaatatctttaAGgctggagactctacaacctctctcagcatcctgttccagtgtttgtccacactcagttttaaaaacaaatgtaaattatgtttaaattgaatgtacttttttccagtttgtgtctgctgcctcttgtcctttcagtGGATACCACTAAGAGTCTGGCTCTGTGTTTTACACTTTCCCTTCAGGTACTTATGCACGCTGagcctgagccttttcttctctagactgggcagtcccagctctctcaacctctccTTGTATGACAGGTGTTCCAGTACCTTAATCTTTgcagcccttcactggactcactccagtatgttcATATCTTTTAGAGACCAAGTTCTATAGTAGGTTGAGTGTGCATAATCTGTCATACGCAGCTTTGCTAGAAAATCTCTGCTAGCTAGCTGTCCTGGTAAGAGTACACAAAATTGCTTTTATGCAAGTGTGCTGCTACTGCTTTGAATGCTACAGTCACTGTCAAATTTTTGTGTGGCTGGAGGACAATAGCCTATCTTGGTGGTGGTGTTGATCTTCCACATCTCCTGAGATGGCATGGCAGATATGTAGAGCTGTATCCTGGAGGTCAAGCAGCACAAATCCTTCCCCTGTGTGTAGGAGGTGGTATGGAGTGAGTGTTTGGATCTTCAAGTGACATACGAACTTCTTGAGATAAGATGGCTTACTTCCAGAATAACAATGATCTTGACTGATTACTTTCCTGATGCCAAGAAGgactctttcttccttctctcagcaAGAAAACTCCTCACAGAAGGACTGCTGTGAGACCCAAACAAGAAGATAGAACATGAAATGGAAGAGCATCTCAGTTGTGACAGCATCATGTTTGGCAACAGCAGAGGACTGTGTTCTGAAGCACATCAGGCAGCTCCCACTAAGGAATTCTTGGTTCCATGACCATTGCTCGAAACTTTAAATAGTCTCTAACAAAATGTTTGGATCCCAAATTTGACTGAGGTGGCTGCATTGGCTTGACAATCACCAATACAATGATTCAAAAACAGTCTAGAACATGGTCTTTTGTTGCctgttgtgtttcttttccatgtgAGTTCCTGTGGTAGCAGAAGTCTTAATATCCTGTAAGTACAGAGAACATAATTATTCTTGGCACTGACTTGATCCTCTGAACAAGACTGaggaggaaaacaacaacaaaaaaatagcagCTGAGAATACAggttctattattattatttatttcatgaATTGAGAAACTATACCCAAGAGTGCTATGCAGTTGATTTGGAAGCTGGTCTTCATGGTGGTCTGATGTAACTTCAGCATGGAACCAAGCAGATACTCTCTTCTGGTAACTTTTCCTAGTGGCAGTTGTGTTCTGAAGACACCTTTTGGACTGCATGCTTTGCTAAGCAGCTGTCCAAAACCACagattttgtaaaataaagcttttaacaAAATAACTTAGGTTCTCTGACTGAATTCTTTGCTGTGAGTCAGTAGAGACAGGTTTGGATCCACAGTTATCAGATCTTCCAGGTGAATGCAGAACTGCTGTGTTTCTGGTGAGACTTAGTGGGGTCATTGATTCTTCAACAGGTTGGGGAAGCATTACAGGCAGTGATTTGTCCACTCAGTGTATAACACACTTTCTCAGTAGCCCTCAGTGTCTCCAGCTTGACAGATCTTTTCTCTGCTTGCCAAAGCCACCAAGCTCACAGCCTGAAGTTGTGTGGATAGCATATACCTGAGGAAAACATAGCTTTGGGGaagaagggttaaaaaaaaaaaaaaaaaacaaaaaaaaaaaaacaccttcacACCTTCTTCCCTTGCCCTTAGCAATATTCACACTAGGAATAAGAGTGTCCTCATGATCAGGACACAGATGTACAAGAAAAGGGTATGACAAAGGCATAGGCTATAAGCCAAGGTGCCTTGCAGTGTTAGGTCTGCTGGGTAGTTACTGCTTGATAAAACAAACCTTGATTATTGGTGTAGTTGTGTTGAGAAATGTCACCCTTATCCAAGGTGGTAAATAACTACATCTGTCTAAGGAAACATGGTTTTGCAGGACTTGTATTGGGATGGTCTTCCAGGCTCCCTGCCCAGGAGGGAAGAACTACAGAAGAGACTCAGGAGAGGCAGAGCCCTAAGACGGGGTCTGGCATATTCTGACACTTCCTCAACAACATGTCTTGAGGTCTAGAGGCAGCATCCCTGGTTGTGGTACAGAAAGAAGAATCAACAGAGCCAGAACATGAGCAGCAAACAACAGCACTGTCAGCAGCTGCaaccaacagcaaaaaaagagCTTCTTGCCAAACAAGTTTTGTCTGTTGGCACCATAAACTTCATGTTGTGAAGGTGCTATGATCTAGTCTATGAAACCTACATGATGGTGCAGCCTCACTGGAGCAGAATCTGCATCACCTGTATTAAGTGCATCACTGTAACTACAGCTTGCTGAGAGATTAATGCAGAGTGAGATGTGGTAGCTGAGGAATCTGTTGAGCATGCAATCCTCAATGATTATTGCCCGTAACTGGGAATTCTTGGTGGAGGGCTAACATGGAGGGTCTTCTCTAtattcattttagaaaatacacTTTGCATTACTTGTTCTGTTTGCAATTTTTCTGGCATGATAATGATTGACCCTGAAGCATGCTTATACAATGCACTGTGCACAGGTAATTAAATTCCCGAACTGATTCAAGTCATGCTACAGTTACTGCGAAATAGCCTATGTGTGTTTTGGGAAGCTTCTAACAATGTCAGAGAGAGCTGTCAGTTTGAAGTAGTCACATCTGTAAAGGGTGTGTATCCAGAAGGAACAAATCTCACCAGAACAGCCAGATGAGGTGCTTGTTGGAAGTGTTTCCTTCAGGAAGTACTTTATTTCCATGCTGTCAATCTGTAGCAGAAGATGGGAGTAAAATGACAAGGTTGAAATTTTGTGTGTTAAAACTCCCTAAAAGAGTGAATACcaaattatttcacaaaaaattaaatacttgaagCAGGTAAAGCTTGCTTGTAGAAATCATCTCCACCTGCAGCAACAGGCAGAAATCTGTTTTGAGCATTGCTTCTGAGCTGAGGACTTGGGAGACAGCTATGAAGCTagtttcttcatcttttttgtttACATTGCCAATGAGATGGCTGACTGCCTTCACTCATGCTTTTAGATGCAGATAATTTTATCTACaataatatttatattaacaCTTTAAAGATTATGAATTGGTCCTTAGCattcagataattaaaaaaacccaaagtatcTTTGCTTTTAGCAATTTGTGTGTGCTTGTAATGCTGCCCATCTAAAATGAGTCAGGTTTTCAGATTCTCTTCAAAGGGGAGAGAGCACTTAAACAATCACTTCATGTTCAAGAAATGATGTTTTGTTGTCTGCTTCCTCCTAGATTTGGAGAGCGGCAGCTAGGTCTGATGGGAGAGAGCTACAGTTTCCAAAGTGGAAAACCACTTTAGAGAAGAAGGGTGGATGAAAAAGTAGCGAGGAAGTTTAATTCACCAGTTCAAATGGGAGTCCGCTAAATATGTGGAGGGATGCAAGAAAAGAGGGAAGGGTGATATCAGTGGTATTGGTGATGCGTAATTAGTTGGTACATGGTCTCCTTATGAGACGTACCAGAAGACATCGTTTTGGTCCACAGGATTCTTGAAGGCTGGATCTGTTTATACTGTTTTGGAGAATTTCATGAGCTAAAAAAGGGGTAGGTAGGCATTGTGTCTTAAAGTCTCAAACAAGGTGTCTTGTAAAGAGTATAAACAGGGGGTTAGGCACTAGAGTGTGTGTGGggtgtctgtatatatatacacatttatacaCATATGAAGTATAATATTTAAGTTTGGTTTGGATTCTGCCTGGACAGAGGTAAAAAGAAGTAGATCAGAGTTGTTGAGAGTGAAGGAGTAACATGCCTTCTTCCTGGGGCAGACAGGAGGGCTTCCAAATCCACCCccttttcaaagtgcttttaaCTAGTTTTTGCAATTTGGTATGCCATAGCAGGCTCAAGCTTTGTATCTGAGGCCATGTGGTAACTTGCCTGTGCAATGCTTTCCCTCCTGGATTAAATAATCTCTTTAAAAATAGCAGGTATTTTATGGGATAGCACCCTGACTGCTAAGAACCCAGACAAAGGAGACACTGGCAtgttcacatctttttttctttaatttaccCAGCCACAAGGCTAGCCtttttttgccattatttttttagaacatgacacagaaataatgtttttttcacaTCCAAAGAGTGAGTTGTTGCATTATTTCCACTGTGGAGGCCTGTCCTGTGTTCTGTTGTATAAATATGCTTTTTGTCTCATTGTATTACAGCAAACTAAGCCACAGAGATGTACCATGAATGCCCATCCATGTTCTCTGAGTTAtaggttggtttgggttttttttctctttaatagtGTTCCCTTAATATCCAGAAAGGAGCACTAAAATTACACATAGATCAAGGCAACAAGCTAGGAGAGGTGTTCAGGGATCACACCATTCCTTGGCTGAGGATTTTGCAGGAGATATAGTAGAACAACAAATTATGCCTTTACAAACCAAATGCGAATTCTCTTAATTATTTTGAAGCACCTGATCTAGCCACTTTGAAATCCAGGAAATCACCCTGAAGAAATCTACAATGTCTGTTCTTACATTCCTATGTGTAAACCATTAGAGCTTCTGTGGTGACTAATGAAGTTCTGCATTCGTTAGGGCTTCATGCCCATGATTTCCATGAAATCTCTTTTGGAAGACACCCTTTGCCACAGGACTGGTATCCAGATTTTATACacctacaaatatttttaaagtacattttcacACCAATAGATCTGTTAATCTTTAAGCTGTAAAACAAATAGAGCCTAAATGAAGAATGACTTGAGCTAAGGAAAGGTCTCAAAAAAGGCGGTAGCTAAAATAGTCTGTTGCAGAGACTGAGGTCAGAGAGTACTGAAAGGTTGTGTTTGTTCCTAATTGGGGAAGTAACTACCCTTCTTCTTTCCCTACTACGTGTAAGCAAGCAAGAAGCTTTGActtttgttgggatgcattgatAATATCTGCTAATCAGGGGCAGAATGGCCCTGCATCTAACTTTCATCAACCAAATATTCATGGCACTGTGTCAGTAATGACTTACTAGCACTTCAAGATTTCTGGAAATTCCTTGGCTCTCATCCTGTTACCACTCCCAAGTTGGACTGTAGGGAGACTTGGATGGAAAATATTAAGAACCTTTGTATTTTGTCTGCATAGAGAAAGGACTGCTATAAATTGACTGCTGTTATCTTAGAGCTTTTTTTAAGAAGACTAGCAAAATGGATTGATTGTAAATAGAGTATAATCCCTTAGGAAATAAGATCCCTCTTAACAAAAGCAAttatgagaaaaaatataataCCTGTAAACTTACATACACATACATTATGCTTAACTTTAGACTAATGTTAATAGAATGGTAAATAGTTAGCTTCACTAGTCTGGAGACTTCCAACACTAAAATGGCTGATGGTTTGAAAATGAATTGAGGTAGAAAAAAGGGTAAATCGCAGTCAGTACAATGCTGATAATACTCATTTGGCTCTAAGATTTGTGTGTGCTGTCATGCAACTAAGCACACAGCAGTGGCTTTCTACTGAGTTTGGAATGGTATTAGAGTACACAGTATTACATGCCACTTAGAGATGCATGTGTACCCTCgcatttgtttttctgcagatATTTGGATATCTGCATCCTGCATGCGGTGATGTTTTGGAACATTACCTCTCTATGTAAGAACCTCAAATTGCATCAAGTCCAATGTCTGCTATTCCAGACAGTGcaatgctgtttaatattaaAGATGTGAGATGATCATGGAAAAATATGTGAAGGAATGCCTTTAAGTAAATCTCGTATTTGTTTCTCAAACATGCTTATCATAAGACTAATTTGAAGGCTTATTGAGAGACAGTAAGCATGATTATCGGAGCAAACCTGGCTCATATTGGGATTCTGCCACATCCTTGGACCTTCCCCCACAAAAATGTTAACAACAATCAGACTTGTTCCAAAAATAAGAATTGATAGAATTACACTTGTTCATTTAGCTTGGTCCTGCCAGGTGATAAACCCTCTGGCTTTGCTATAATGAGGAGTTAGACAAATGCATAACTCTGAATAATCCTTTCTGGCACTGTTTTCTCTATCCTACATGACTGAGAATTTAACCATCATTGTGCAACCATTGGTTTGCAGGAGGATTTTGGCTCAGAGGACCCTGACAAAGACGATAAGAAATACCTGTTGGGGAAGGGTGATCTGGTCATGATATTGCTGCTCTCCataggggagggaggagagctgaAGATGTGCTTTTCTTGAGGAAGGAGCCAATCCCCCAAAACATATTAAGTCATACAACAAAAAGGCCAAAGTAAACAACATCCATCAAAATAATTGCCATTGTAGATAAAgcttagtttttttcctttgcacttaCTAAATTCTATCCTCTTTGGTGGTGGGCAGCCAAGGTAACTAGCTGTAACTATATTTTCATCAAACTTCAGCCACTCAAGGAACTATTGCTGGTTAGATTAAGTAGTACAAATCTGTACCACAGCAGGTGGAGAACCAAATGTATGCTGGTTCTTGTCAAGGTTCACAGCAGAGACTTGGAGATGATCTTCTCACAATGTCCACTTGCTTGTCAGCAGGGGCAGTTGGTGCCAGTGTCGCTGAGAACAGGCAGCTGCCTTATACACTACTGTTCTTTGACTATTAAGGGGAAGAAGGTACCAACACTGAAAGAAATAGTCCAAAAGGCCCATTGATCACATTAGTTAAAAATTACTGTGGTAAACTAGTGTTGTTTTATATCTCAAACAGCCTTGGTTTGTAAAGGACATTTAGACTCACCACACAGTGACAATAGGTTCTCcatgtttttttccctagcagCTGGTTGGACATGTGCGGTCCCATGGGGATGTAGAGCCTGGCAAAGTTTTCCAAGCAGTTTTTAGTTTTCCTCCTGTCCTTCTCTACTATTACCAatccagaaaacagtaatttgaaatAGCAAGATTTCAGAAGGCTTTTCTAGATCTCATCTCTTCAGAAACAATCTCTCTGGTTGGAAATATTCCATTACTTGCCATGTTGCCAACTGGAGAACAGTAAAACATCCCTGACCGGTGTTTCTCCAGTTACATTGTACATGAACTATTCACTGATTGGTTTTCTACTAAAGAGAAAGCTTCACAGCACTGCCTGTGAAAAGTCCTCTCATGAACGGGCAGTTGCACAAGGCAGCTTTTATTAAGCAAGATCTCAACAGGGATTGTTGAAGTCACAGTAAAATCTGTGCAACTGCCTCTGATTGCAGCAAATCTGGATGTGCAAGCAGGAAAATTCTCCCAGCTGCAGAAGACAATTTTCTTGCTAGTCTGCCTTGACAGCTCACTGTTGCTCGAGGAAATGGAGCCAAGCTATCACTTTTAGCACTTCAGCAGGTGATTCACCAGCAGCTGAGTCATCCCTGTCCAAGGCTAGCACATCCAAAACCCAGGGAGGGGTGGatggctgggaaaaggaagcacAACAAACCTTCCTCCACTAATTGATGCCAGCTGGGAGTGACAGCCCATAGGCCTGCAGCTTTATGTGCAAAATATTGTTTACAATTTTTATTACAAAGTCAAtaggaaaaaagacaattttatttaACAGTTCATCATCATTACACAAACTGTTGTTCTGTATTCAgcttcagaaaacaggaaaaaatactcaAAAGCTTGGTTTGTCAGGCTTTTTTTTGCAGACTTTTGTTGTTAAGAAGTCAAACAATTAGATGGGAAAGTTGGAATTGAACCCACTGTCATGCATTTGGAGTCTTTTGGTGTTAGCGGTCTCTCTGGTGAGCCACAGAGGATATGAGCTGTTGCAGTCTTGACTCATCACTTTGGTTGGTGGTAACCCAGGCTTACACAGGTCTCTTGGCCTAAATGTTCATAACTGAATCAAAGGGCAGCAGTCACAAATGGTTATCTGTGAGCAGATGC
The DNA window shown above is from Strix aluco isolate bStrAlu1 chromosome 1, bStrAlu1.hap1, whole genome shotgun sequence and carries:
- the LOC141921026 gene encoding epidermal retinol dehydrogenase 2-like yields the protein MNFFLETLKVIVLLVYYVLESLVLWVVPRRKKNVSGEIVLITGAGSGLGRALSLKFASLGATLVLWDINQEGLKETSRLARENGGVRVHCYICDCSKRQDIYRVADQVKKEVGDVNILVNNAGVVTGKRFIDCPDSLVEKTMEVNIMAHFWTYKAFLPAMMASNRGHLVSIASSAGLVGTNHLADYSASKFAAVGFAESIDLEMRNMGKTGVKTTTVCPYIMNTGMFDGCSTKWPTLLPDLETEYVAERIITAIRQDQEMLILPRLTYFLLALKSVIPVKAAVALADYFGVFRVMAGFKGRAKKA